From the Helicobacter mustelae genome, the window GGTCGCATGGATTTTTAAGAGATCGTGCATTTGAGTCCGCTGGGTCATGATCCCAGTTTTTAGAATTTTTGTGAATTTTTACCAGTAAATTCTGATTTTTTTATGAACTTTTCAATTTTTCTTGATAAGTTTTGATTTTTATGTTAGATTGACTCAGAAAAATAATTGTAATTTTTGTAAATAATAATTATAATTATGTTTTGAACAAAACACATAGATCGACACAAGGAGATGACTTGGAAGCCGTGCAATCATTTCAAGAACATTTACAATCCTGGGGGTATTTATTATTATTCCTCTATTCTTTAGGTGGAGGATATTTGGCCATCATTGCAGCGGGTTTTCTCAGCAGCCTAGGAAGCATGGATATCACCCTTTCTGTCCTGGTGGCTTTTGTGGGAAATGCCATTGGCAGCGGGATTTTTGCAGTCCTGGTGCGAAGTCAAAAAAAAGATTTTGCAAGATATTTTCAAAAACACAGGCGCAAGGTCGCCCTAGCGTTTTTGTGGCTCAAAAAATATGGCATTGGGCTGATTTTTTTTAGTAAATATATTTTTGGGATCAAGGCAATTGTTCCCGCGGTCATTGGTCTAAGCAAATACAGCTTGAAAAAATATTGGATTTTCAATACTCTTGCATGCCTCTTGTGGGCATTGGTGATGGGGCTACTTAGCTACTTTGCTAGCGAATTGGTAAAAAAACTCCTAGAGAAACTCGTTTTTCTGCCCCCCTATGCGATGCCATTGCTTTTATTGGGAATTGGCGTTTTGTTTGTTGGGGCACTAAAGTACTTTAGTAGCAAAAAAATGGTATAACTCTTTGCATCAACAGTGAAAGGAAAAATTATGAAAAAAATCGGCATTTTTTATGGAACAGATGGCGGAAATACTCATACAGTCGCAGATAAAATCGCGAAAGAAATTGGCGGGGAGGTGGATGTAATTGACATCTCCAAGGCTTCAAAGGATCAGGTACTGGGGTATGAGAATCTCATTCTTGCTAGCTCTACTTATGGCGCTGGGGATTTGCAATCTGACTGGGAAGATATTCTAGATAGCTTCTCTCAAGAGGATTTCCATGGGAAGGTGATTGGCCTGGTGGGACTAGGAGATCAGGATACCTATAGTGATACATTTTGCGATAGCCTTTCTCATCTCTATGAAAAAGTCAAACTTGGTAAGGTAGTGGGCCATACTGATGTGGATGGCTATGACTTTAGTGATACCAAATCCATTGAGGATGGAAAATTTGTGGGTCTAGTGATTGATGAGGACAATCAAGAAGACCTCAGCGATGAGCGCATCAAAAAATGGGTGGCAGAGATTAAACCTCTTTTCCTCTGATTCTTCTAAGCACCTGCATCATCTAGGCATTCCATCCTTAGATGGTGCAGGCACCCAGCACAGGCTTGAGTGGATTTGATGGCATGGGATTTTAACCATCCTTGCAATTTGTGAGCACTCTTGCCTCAAACCACCTAACCCCATCCCCCCTAAACACATCACACAACCCAAACAATCCCAATCTCATAAAATCCCAAAAAACTCACGAGCCACTGTTTTGTGGCATTGCAAAACATCCCGCACTATGCGCAGAACGCAAAAACGCGCATAGTACGCACAAAGCCATAGAGACTATTGCATGGCAGGAGTTACAAAAACACTCTTTCGATGAATCACTATTTTTGGGTCATCTGCCTCATAAATTTCAATCTCCAGTGGGATGGTGACATCCTGCTCATTGGAGAGTTTTTTGCCCTTGCTCCAAGTTCGCAAAATCACGATTTGCTTGAGCTTCTCTCCTGGATCCACCTCTATGGATTGCTTGGGACGGAGGATTTCTATGTCATCACGATTGGTGATACGAAAATAATAGCGATGGGGGCGATTTTCTGTGTTTTCAAACAAGAAAACATAAAAATTATCAATCGCGCCATTTTTTCGCACCTCATAGAGCTGGGTGTTGCGATCGATATTTACCAGCATGGGCTCTTTTTTGCTTCCCATAAATAGCATG encodes:
- a CDS encoding DedA family protein, whose translation is MQSFQEHLQSWGYLLLFLYSLGGGYLAIIAAGFLSSLGSMDITLSVLVAFVGNAIGSGIFAVLVRSQKKDFARYFQKHRRKVALAFLWLKKYGIGLIFFSKYIFGIKAIVPAVIGLSKYSLKKYWIFNTLACLLWALVMGLLSYFASELVKKLLEKLVFLPPYAMPLLLLGIGVLFVGALKYFSSKKMV
- a CDS encoding flavodoxin, yielding MKKIGIFYGTDGGNTHTVADKIAKEIGGEVDVIDISKASKDQVLGYENLILASSTYGAGDLQSDWEDILDSFSQEDFHGKVIGLVGLGDQDTYSDTFCDSLSHLYEKVKLGKVVGHTDVDGYDFSDTKSIEDGKFVGLVIDEDNQEDLSDERIKKWVAEIKPLFL